Proteins encoded within one genomic window of Bacteroidetes bacterium SB0662_bin_6:
- the pnp gene encoding polyribonucleotide nucleotidyltransferase, protein MNACTRKEIEIAPGKVVSLETGRLAKQAGGAVVVRLGDTMVLCTAVLSQEVRAGQSFFPLTVEYREKFSAGGKIPGGFIKREGRPTDKEVLSSRLVDRALRPLFPDGFLHETQIIAYVISADDQYNADVLAGAGASAALMLAGAPFDGPIAEVRVARVDGAFVVNPTIEETAESDMDLVVAGKEDAIVMVEGEMQEVGEEDLLEALDVAHEAIRKLCAAQHELVADSVGEVEPFQPNLVTLPDGILEKATEAAGSQIEEHLHKPYEKGAFYGGLREIRDEAVAELLGEDGAETTEEGYTGAQLKEAVRAVERQAMRAMILNEGRRIDGRALDEVRDIWTETGYLPRVHGSAIFTRGETQVLASITLGTGRDVQAVDQIFSSEDKRFYLHYNFPPFCTGEAKFIRGTSRREIGHGMLAERALQYMLPSEEEFPYTIRVNADVLESNGSSSMASVCSGSMALMDAGVPVRKPVAGIAMGLISENGHTAVLTDILGTEDHLGDMDFKLTGTRDGVTACQMDIKIAGLSRDVLRQALEQARDARHHILDVMDETITEARGDLSPHAPRLTQIAVDGEFIGAIIGPGGKVIQGMQRDTNTSIEIEDKDGKGVVTISATNQEDAQAAIDLIKGIVAVPEAGDVYEGTVKSILAFGAIIEILPGKEGLLHISELDHGYVENVEDYFQVGDKVKVELIEIRDDGKLRLSRKPFLPPREDGQEERPRRPQGQHAGGSRRDGRGGGGSYRERGGRNGSGRSGGGHRSRRPR, encoded by the coding sequence ATGAACGCATGTACACGTAAAGAAATAGAGATTGCTCCAGGTAAGGTAGTCTCGTTAGAGACAGGCCGCCTTGCAAAACAGGCAGGCGGCGCAGTGGTTGTCCGGTTGGGAGATACCATGGTGTTGTGCACCGCGGTGCTCTCGCAAGAGGTGCGCGCCGGACAGAGTTTTTTCCCGCTCACGGTCGAGTATCGTGAAAAATTTTCCGCAGGCGGAAAAATTCCGGGCGGGTTCATAAAGCGGGAAGGGCGCCCGACGGACAAGGAAGTATTGTCGTCGCGTTTGGTGGACCGGGCGCTTCGCCCCCTTTTCCCGGACGGATTTCTGCACGAGACGCAGATTATCGCCTACGTAATTTCCGCCGACGACCAGTACAATGCGGATGTCCTTGCAGGTGCGGGCGCGTCCGCCGCGCTGATGCTTGCAGGGGCCCCGTTCGATGGTCCGATCGCGGAGGTCCGCGTTGCGCGGGTAGACGGGGCCTTTGTCGTCAACCCGACGATTGAGGAGACGGCGGAAAGCGACATGGATCTTGTGGTTGCGGGCAAGGAGGATGCGATTGTGATGGTCGAAGGCGAGATGCAGGAAGTGGGTGAGGAAGATCTGCTTGAGGCGCTGGATGTGGCGCACGAAGCGATCCGGAAGTTGTGCGCGGCCCAGCATGAGTTGGTGGCCGATTCTGTCGGGGAGGTCGAGCCGTTTCAGCCGAACCTGGTGACGCTGCCCGACGGCATTCTGGAGAAGGCCACTGAGGCGGCTGGTAGCCAGATCGAGGAACATCTCCATAAACCTTATGAAAAGGGCGCCTTCTACGGGGGATTGCGGGAAATCAGGGATGAGGCGGTGGCCGAACTCCTTGGAGAAGACGGGGCGGAGACCACGGAGGAAGGATATACCGGGGCGCAGTTGAAAGAGGCGGTCCGTGCCGTCGAGCGTCAGGCTATGCGGGCAATGATTCTGAACGAAGGCCGCCGTATCGACGGGCGTGCGCTCGACGAAGTGCGCGACATATGGACGGAAACGGGCTACCTGCCGCGCGTACACGGCTCCGCGATCTTTACGCGAGGGGAAACCCAGGTGCTTGCCTCCATCACGCTGGGGACAGGCCGGGACGTACAGGCGGTGGATCAGATATTTTCCTCGGAGGACAAGCGGTTTTATCTCCATTACAACTTTCCCCCGTTTTGTACGGGTGAAGCGAAATTTATTCGCGGCACCAGCCGACGGGAAATAGGCCATGGGATGCTTGCCGAGCGGGCATTGCAATACATGCTTCCTTCGGAGGAAGAGTTTCCCTACACGATTCGCGTCAATGCCGATGTGCTCGAGTCCAACGGCTCGTCTTCCATGGCGTCCGTATGTTCGGGCTCCATGGCGCTGATGGATGCGGGCGTTCCGGTTCGCAAGCCGGTCGCCGGCATCGCGATGGGGCTTATCAGTGAGAATGGTCACACGGCGGTGCTGACCGATATCCTCGGTACGGAAGATCATCTTGGGGATATGGACTTCAAACTGACGGGTACGCGTGACGGCGTCACGGCCTGTCAGATGGATATCAAGATTGCAGGGCTGTCCAGGGATGTGCTCCGGCAGGCGCTGGAGCAGGCGCGGGATGCGCGGCATCACATTCTCGATGTCATGGATGAAACGATCACCGAAGCAAGAGGCGACCTGTCGCCCCATGCGCCCCGGCTCACGCAGATCGCCGTCGATGGGGAATTTATCGGCGCGATTATCGGCCCGGGCGGGAAGGTCATCCAGGGGATGCAGCGGGATACGAACACATCCATCGAGATCGAGGACAAGGACGGGAAGGGTGTCGTAACGATCTCCGCCACCAACCAGGAAGACGCCCAGGCGGCCATTGACCTGATCAAGGGTATTGTGGCGGTGCCGGAAGCGGGGGATGTGTATGAGGGAACGGTAAAGAGCATCCTTGCCTTTGGAGCCATCATCGAGATTCTCCCCGGAAAGGAGGGGCTGCTTCATATCTCCGAACTCGATCATGGATATGTCGAAAACGTGGAGGACTATTTCCAGGTTGGCGACAAGGTCAAGGTAGAGCTCATCGAGATTCGCGATGACGGGAAACTCCGCCTCAGCCGGAAACCGTTCCTGCCGCCGAGAGAAGACGGTCAGGAAGAACGGCCCCGGCGGCCCCAGGGCCAGCATGCAGGGGGTTCCCGCCGGGATGGTCGGGGAGGAGGAGGTTCCTATCGGGAGCGCGGGGGTCGTAACGGCTCCGGCCGAAGCGGGGGAGGACACCGCAGCCGCAGACCTCGTTAA
- a CDS encoding insulinase family protein encodes MQRAGNGISPCFRKTTLKNGVRVLSERIPSVRSVSVGAWVAAGSRDERAEERGISHFIEHMVFKGTRKRRMHHIARRMESVGGYLNAFTAKEYTCYYARALDEHLARAIDTVCDLILFPTLPEKEIEKEKGVILEEMKMYEDNPEELVFDRFESVVYDGHALGAPVIGYPQTVQSFDREMLCDYMRSHYVPDRVVLVVAGNADHDDIVRMAGDMLGGMPIAERPIRRAPVNGYVPHDFVESRPIQQAHFVMGARGLSVRNEDRVAFSVLNTLLGGGMSSRLNQNVREKYGFCYNIGSFANMHSDSGDFGVYAASDVRKMERVKKLIRKELRYFVEVPIGSRTLNEAKNQLRGAMMLGLEGMSNRMMGIGRQELYFGRYLTLDEISDAIGKVTVEDVQRVASMLFKGDQLSTAALVPEG; translated from the coding sequence ATGCAGCGCGCGGGAAACGGCATATCCCCGTGTTTCCGGAAAACAACCCTGAAGAACGGCGTTCGGGTTCTTTCGGAGCGCATTCCGTCGGTTCGATCCGTTTCTGTCGGGGCGTGGGTCGCCGCGGGCAGCCGGGACGAACGCGCTGAGGAGCGCGGCATCAGTCATTTCATTGAACACATGGTGTTCAAGGGTACGCGCAAGCGGCGCATGCATCATATTGCCCGCCGCATGGAGTCCGTGGGCGGGTATCTGAATGCGTTTACGGCCAAGGAGTATACCTGCTACTATGCCCGCGCACTGGACGAACATCTTGCCCGGGCCATAGATACGGTGTGTGATCTCATTCTCTTTCCGACCTTGCCCGAGAAAGAGATCGAGAAGGAGAAGGGCGTGATCCTCGAAGAGATGAAAATGTACGAGGATAACCCGGAAGAGCTCGTATTCGACCGGTTCGAATCCGTCGTCTACGATGGCCATGCGCTCGGCGCTCCCGTGATCGGGTATCCTCAGACGGTGCAGTCGTTCGACCGGGAGATGCTATGCGATTATATGCGCAGCCACTACGTACCCGATCGCGTGGTGCTTGTCGTGGCCGGGAACGCGGATCACGACGATATCGTGCGTATGGCCGGAGATATGCTGGGGGGGATGCCGATAGCCGAGCGCCCGATCCGGCGCGCGCCCGTGAACGGCTATGTCCCCCACGATTTCGTGGAATCCCGACCCATTCAGCAGGCCCATTTCGTGATGGGTGCGCGCGGGCTGAGCGTGCGCAACGAGGACCGGGTGGCGTTCAGCGTGTTGAATACGTTACTGGGGGGTGGAATGTCGAGCCGGCTCAACCAGAATGTGCGGGAGAAATACGGTTTTTGCTATAACATCGGATCCTTCGCGAATATGCACTCGGATTCGGGCGATTTCGGGGTATATGCCGCCTCGGATGTACGCAAGATGGAGCGCGTGAAGAAATTGATTCGAAAGGAGTTGCGGTATTTTGTCGAGGTTCCGATCGGAAGCCGTACGCTCAACGAGGCGAAAAACCAGTTGCGGGGCGCTATGATGCTCGGCCTTGAAGGCATGAGTAACCGCATGATGGGCATCGGGCGGCAGGAACTTTATTTCGGGCGCTATCTGACGCTTGACGAGATCAGCGATGCAATCGGGAAAGTTACGGTCGAAGATGTGCAGCGGGTGGCGTCCATGCTGTTCAAGGGAGATCAGCTTTCGACCGCGGCGCTTGTACCGGAGGGGTAG
- a CDS encoding NAD-dependent epimerase/dehydratase family protein, which translates to MKILVSGGAGFIASHVSEALLEAGHEVHILDDLSGGRRENIPEGAVFHELDIRSAEASECMQAHGFEVFVHHAAQMDVRKSVADPRFDATVNVLGLLNLMEAGRRAGLKKVVFASTGGAIYGEPEYAPQDENHVTRPLSPYGVTKLCTERYLDYYRNQYGISFVALRYGNVYGPRQNPHGEAGVVAIFAQRMLRGEQPVIFGDGLQTRDYVYVRDVVRANLSALAYHGSGTFNIGTAVETSVNDLFDILRDRIAPDMERRHEAGRPGEQRRSVLAFDLARRELGWVPGTDIAQGLEETVEWFIKNFND; encoded by the coding sequence ATGAAGATACTGGTTTCCGGCGGCGCCGGCTTCATAGCTTCTCATGTATCCGAGGCCCTGCTCGAAGCGGGCCATGAAGTGCATATTCTCGATGACCTGTCCGGAGGGCGGCGGGAAAACATCCCGGAAGGGGCTGTTTTTCATGAGTTGGACATCCGGTCCGCGGAAGCCTCGGAATGTATGCAGGCGCATGGTTTCGAGGTATTCGTGCATCATGCGGCCCAGATGGATGTGCGCAAATCCGTGGCTGACCCCCGATTCGACGCTACGGTCAATGTGCTCGGCTTGCTGAATCTCATGGAAGCAGGCCGGCGGGCGGGATTGAAGAAAGTCGTTTTCGCCTCGACAGGAGGGGCTATCTATGGGGAGCCGGAATATGCCCCGCAGGACGAAAATCATGTTACCAGGCCCCTTTCTCCCTATGGCGTCACCAAACTGTGCACGGAACGGTACCTTGATTATTATCGGAATCAGTATGGCATATCCTTTGTCGCGCTCCGCTACGGGAACGTATACGGGCCGAGACAGAACCCTCACGGGGAGGCCGGGGTCGTAGCGATCTTTGCGCAGCGGATGCTGCGAGGCGAACAGCCCGTTATTTTCGGGGACGGTTTGCAAACGCGGGATTACGTGTATGTGAGGGATGTGGTGCGGGCGAATCTGAGCGCGTTGGCGTACCACGGGTCGGGTACGTTCAACATCGGAACGGCGGTAGAAACCAGTGTGAACGATCTTTTCGATATCTTGCGGGACCGGATTGCTCCGGACATGGAGCGGCGTCATGAGGCAGGGCGGCCGGGTGAACAGCGCAGGAGCGTACTGGCTTTTGATCTCGCCCGGCGCGAACTGGGATGGGTACCCGGCACAGACATTGCACAGGGCCTGGAAGAGACCGTGGAGTGGTTTATAAAAAACTTTAATGATTGA
- a CDS encoding segregation/condensation protein A, whose translation MYQINLKDFEGPLDLLLFFIRRDELDIFDIPVARIADEYLEHVRLLEEIDLDSAGEFLYMAAVLIGIKARMLLPGQEVDEDGEPVDPRRELVERLLEYVRYKEASEHLLALESERAERFTRDHVVSERAAWEEKPDLDASVFDLVSALKRILAEAPEEALHGVTREEYSIEEQRAFLLDRLARDKNLSFSALVENRSRSFIVATFLGVLELVQARQVHVHIAEGNPIDFYLELRIRQDETDSEDPTVQTIG comes from the coding sequence ATGTATCAGATAAATCTTAAGGATTTCGAGGGACCGCTGGACTTGCTCCTCTTTTTTATCAGGAGGGACGAGTTGGATATTTTCGACATTCCTGTGGCCCGCATTGCTGACGAGTACCTTGAGCATGTGCGCCTGCTCGAAGAAATCGATCTCGACAGTGCAGGGGAGTTTTTGTACATGGCGGCGGTCCTGATCGGGATAAAGGCCCGCATGCTTCTGCCGGGCCAGGAGGTCGACGAAGATGGAGAGCCGGTCGATCCTCGCCGGGAACTGGTGGAACGCCTTCTGGAATATGTCCGGTACAAGGAGGCGTCCGAACATTTACTGGCGCTCGAAAGCGAGCGGGCGGAACGCTTTACGCGCGATCATGTCGTTTCCGAACGGGCCGCATGGGAAGAGAAACCGGATCTGGATGCGTCCGTTTTCGATCTGGTATCGGCGCTCAAACGAATCCTTGCAGAGGCGCCGGAAGAAGCGCTGCACGGTGTGACGCGCGAAGAATATTCGATCGAGGAACAGCGCGCGTTTCTCCTGGACCGCCTTGCCCGGGACAAGAATCTTTCTTTCTCCGCGCTTGTGGAGAATCGGTCCCGGTCGTTTATCGTTGCGACCTTTCTGGGCGTGCTTGAACTTGTGCAGGCGCGACAGGTGCATGTACATATTGCTGAAGGGAACCCGATCGATTTTTATCTTGAACTGCGGATCCGGCAGGACGAGACGGATTCTGAAGACCCGACCGTGCAGACGATCGGATAG
- the scpB gene encoding SMC-Scp complex subunit ScpB — protein sequence MENRPPSGMASIHELGDRALMHVAEALVFAADRPVTAREIASVYSDVTGNDAPSDGDVLEAVTSLNKAYEASGRVFRIERWAAGFRMATISPVAPYLKSFFNKEQNRKLSHSLMETLAIVAYRQPVTKPEVDFVRGVDSGYALGKLMERGVIDVVGRGDSLGRPLIYGTTDSFLEQFGLGDIDDLPNLREIEEILGDPSFSKERVELLQLQQEENAIRDGAADQAGPQAEREAGE from the coding sequence ATGGAAAATAGACCACCGAGCGGTATGGCGTCCATACACGAACTGGGAGATCGGGCGCTTATGCATGTCGCCGAAGCGCTTGTTTTCGCGGCGGATCGCCCTGTCACCGCCCGCGAGATCGCCAGTGTGTATAGCGACGTCACAGGGAACGATGCGCCCTCGGACGGGGATGTGCTGGAGGCGGTGACGAGTCTGAACAAGGCCTATGAGGCGAGCGGACGCGTTTTTCGCATCGAGCGGTGGGCGGCAGGCTTTCGGATGGCTACCATTTCCCCGGTTGCTCCCTATCTCAAATCTTTTTTCAATAAGGAGCAAAACCGGAAATTGTCGCACTCGCTCATGGAGACTCTCGCTATCGTAGCGTACCGGCAGCCTGTCACCAAACCCGAGGTCGATTTTGTACGCGGCGTCGATTCCGGCTATGCGCTGGGCAAGCTCATGGAAAGAGGGGTCATCGACGTAGTGGGCCGGGGTGATTCTCTGGGGCGCCCCCTGATCTACGGAACCACGGATTCGTTTCTGGAACAGTTCGGGCTGGGAGATATCGACGATCTTCCCAACCTGCGCGAAATCGAGGAAATTCTTGGAGATCCTTCCTTCAGCAAGGAGCGCGTTGAGTTGTTGCAGTTGCAACAGGAGGAAAATGCGATCCGGGATGGGGCGGCGGACCAGGCGGGGCCGCAAGCGGAGCGGGAGGCCGGGGAATAG
- a CDS encoding rRNA pseudouridine synthase yields the protein MRLNRYIARAGVCSRREADSLIKRGLVKVNGERVREFHISVMPTDTVEVNGKRISASPHEYILLNKPKDTITTKHDPKNRRTVMDLLALPDADKGSLFPVGRLDRDTSGVLLVTNDGELAHRLMHPRYEVDKLYRVCTRKAVKPHELDLLRKGIELEDGSAKADEVAYVALPSRHEVGLRMHEGRNRQIRRMFEALGHEITTLERVNYAGLTAKGVRLGKWRRLQPFEIRRLKRRVHMQ from the coding sequence ATGCGGCTCAACCGGTATATTGCCCGTGCAGGCGTGTGTTCGCGCCGCGAGGCGGATAGCCTGATCAAACGGGGACTCGTCAAGGTGAACGGGGAGCGTGTCCGGGAATTTCATATCTCGGTGATGCCGACCGATACGGTGGAGGTCAACGGGAAACGCATCTCCGCTTCCCCCCATGAGTACATCCTTCTCAATAAGCCGAAGGATACGATTACCACGAAGCACGACCCGAAGAACCGGCGCACCGTGATGGACCTTCTGGCCCTTCCGGATGCGGACAAGGGCAGTCTCTTTCCCGTGGGCCGCCTGGACCGGGATACGTCGGGCGTATTGCTTGTCACCAACGACGGGGAACTGGCGCACCGGTTGATGCATCCCCGGTACGAGGTGGATAAACTGTATCGGGTATGCACCCGGAAGGCCGTGAAACCTCATGAGCTCGACCTGCTCAGGAAAGGCATCGAACTGGAGGACGGCTCGGCGAAGGCCGATGAGGTGGCGTACGTGGCGCTGCCCAGCCGCCATGAGGTGGGATTGCGCATGCACGAAGGCCGCAACCGGCAGATTCGCAGGATGTTCGAAGCGCTTGGCCACGAGATCACAACGCTCGAGCGCGTGAATTACGCAGGGCTTACCGCCAAAGGCGTTCGACTCGGAAAATGGAGGCGCCTGCAGCCCTTTGAGATCCGGCGGCTCAAGCGCCGGGTACACATGCAATGA
- the guaB gene encoding IMP dehydrogenase: MTTDDKLLLERLRKEGLTYDDVLLMPRHSSIMPRDVSIETILTPRIALNIPLLSAAMDTVTESEMAIAIAREGGAGVLHKNMSIERQADEVRRVKRSESGMILDPITLHPEGTVADACAMMERYHIGGIPVVDAENRLVGIVTNRDLRFAHDGRTPLSEMMTRENLVTAPVGTTLDQAEALLQRHKIEKLPVVDDDGNLKGLITFKDLDKKRKYPNACKDAHGRLRVGAAIGVTPDVADRTAALAESDVDFLVVDTAHGHSKGVLKTVEQVKALSGDRDVIAGNIGTVEAAEAIIGAGADAVKVGIGPGSICTTRIVAGIGVPQLTAIMDCAAVAHKHGVPVIADGGIKQTGDVPKALAAGADSVMIGGLFARVEESPGETILYEGRKFKSYRGMGSVGAMESGSKDRYFQDAEDDLAKLVPEGIEGRVPYSGNLAEVVHQMLGGLRAAMGYCGAASIRELQETAQFIRVTGAGQRESHPHDVFITKEAPNYSTRL, from the coding sequence ATGACGACCGACGACAAGCTGCTTCTTGAACGGCTCCGCAAGGAGGGGCTTACTTACGACGATGTGCTGCTTATGCCCCGGCATTCGTCCATCATGCCCCGGGACGTTTCCATTGAAACGATCCTGACGCCGCGTATTGCGCTGAATATTCCGCTGTTGTCTGCCGCCATGGACACGGTTACCGAGTCCGAAATGGCGATCGCGATCGCCCGGGAAGGCGGGGCCGGGGTGCTGCACAAAAACATGTCTATCGAGCGGCAGGCGGATGAGGTGCGCCGCGTGAAGCGCTCCGAAAGCGGTATGATCCTCGATCCGATCACCTTGCATCCGGAGGGTACGGTGGCGGATGCCTGCGCCATGATGGAGCGGTACCATATCGGGGGCATCCCCGTAGTCGATGCCGAGAACCGCCTGGTGGGGATTGTTACGAACCGCGATCTGCGCTTCGCGCATGACGGGCGTACCCCGCTGAGCGAGATGATGACCCGGGAGAATCTTGTGACGGCGCCTGTGGGAACGACGCTGGACCAGGCGGAGGCCCTGCTGCAAAGGCACAAGATCGAGAAGCTTCCGGTGGTGGATGACGACGGGAATCTGAAAGGGCTGATCACCTTCAAGGACCTCGATAAAAAGCGCAAATATCCCAATGCCTGCAAGGATGCGCATGGGCGCTTGCGCGTAGGGGCGGCGATCGGCGTTACGCCGGATGTGGCGGACAGGACAGCGGCTCTTGCAGAGAGCGACGTCGATTTTCTTGTGGTGGACACGGCGCACGGACACTCCAAAGGCGTTCTGAAGACGGTAGAGCAGGTCAAGGCCCTTTCGGGGGATCGGGACGTGATTGCCGGCAACATCGGCACGGTGGAGGCGGCCGAAGCGATTATCGGGGCGGGAGCCGACGCCGTCAAGGTCGGCATCGGGCCCGGCTCTATCTGTACGACCCGTATCGTGGCCGGCATTGGCGTGCCGCAACTTACAGCGATCATGGATTGCGCTGCGGTGGCGCACAAACACGGCGTACCGGTGATTGCCGACGGGGGGATCAAACAGACCGGGGATGTTCCGAAAGCGTTGGCCGCCGGGGCCGATTCCGTGATGATCGGCGGGCTTTTTGCGCGGGTGGAAGAGAGTCCCGGCGAAACCATTCTGTACGAAGGCCGCAAGTTCAAAAGCTACCGGGGAATGGGCTCCGTGGGAGCCATGGAATCGGGGTCTAAGGACCGGTATTTCCAGGATGCCGAGGATGATCTTGCCAAACTCGTTCCGGAGGGAATCGAAGGGCGCGTTCCATACAGCGGGAATCTTGCGGAAGTCGTGCACCAGATGCTTGGGGGCTTGCGGGCTGCGATGGGGTACTGCGGGGCTGCTTCCATTCGGGAGTTGCAGGAAACGGCGCAGTTTATTCGTGTGACGGGCGCCGGGCAACGGGAAAGCCACCCGCACGATGTATTCATCACGAAGGAAGCGCCCAATTACAGCACCCGGCTCTGA
- a CDS encoding aminopeptidase P family protein, with amino-acid sequence MDRISSLRALLRTLSADALYLTHYAHVRWACGFKGSYGVLIVRADAAHFVTDGRYRTQAGEEVRDVSVHVIRPTQRDALEYMEAEGLLKGVPRVAYVSDRLTVSSLEMLQKRFPGVEWIGTPGLLNELVARKSPDELKRIRAAQALTGEVFESLKQWIRPGRTEKEIAAEIVAGHLRRGADRMSFDPIVASGLHSALPHAQPTGRPVQAGDVLLLDFGCFLDGYASDMTRTVAVGPPDPLVPEIYDLVRSAQECALWHARAGMPAREVDALARDVIREGGYEEAFSHSLGHGIGLEIHEWPRLSRLVDDVLPDGCVVSIEPGVYLPGRFGIRIEDVVCLREDGVSNLTDASKEWTVL; translated from the coding sequence GTGGACCGCATCTCTTCTCTCCGCGCCCTGCTCCGCACGTTGTCCGCGGATGCATTGTACCTGACCCATTATGCCCATGTGCGCTGGGCGTGCGGTTTTAAGGGATCGTATGGCGTACTGATCGTTCGCGCGGATGCGGCGCATTTCGTGACGGATGGGCGGTACCGTACGCAGGCGGGGGAGGAAGTCAGGGATGTGTCCGTCCATGTGATACGACCCACGCAGCGCGACGCCCTCGAGTACATGGAGGCGGAGGGGTTACTGAAGGGCGTACCCCGGGTTGCGTATGTGTCGGATCGTCTTACGGTTTCTTCCCTGGAGATGCTGCAAAAGCGTTTCCCCGGCGTGGAATGGATCGGAACGCCCGGACTGCTCAATGAACTTGTGGCCCGCAAAAGCCCGGATGAACTGAAGCGTATCCGCGCCGCCCAGGCCTTGACGGGAGAAGTGTTCGAAAGTCTGAAGCAATGGATCCGGCCGGGACGCACGGAGAAGGAAATTGCCGCCGAAATTGTGGCAGGGCACCTGCGTCGGGGCGCCGACAGGATGTCTTTCGATCCCATCGTGGCTTCCGGTTTGCACAGTGCGCTTCCCCATGCGCAGCCTACGGGCCGCCCGGTGCAGGCCGGCGACGTACTCCTGCTCGATTTCGGATGTTTTCTGGATGGATATGCCTCGGACATGACGCGTACGGTGGCTGTGGGGCCGCCGGATCCGCTGGTTCCGGAGATATACGATCTGGTGCGCTCCGCGCAGGAATGCGCGCTGTGGCATGCGCGCGCGGGCATGCCGGCCAGGGAAGTCGATGCGTTGGCTCGTGACGTGATTCGGGAAGGGGGATACGAAGAGGCGTTTTCTCATAGCCTCGGGCACGGCATCGGGCTGGAAATTCACGAATGGCCCCGCCTGTCTCGTCTGGTGGATGATGTGCTGCCGGACGGGTGTGTCGTGTCGATCGAGCCGGGCGTCTATCTGCCGGGCCGGTTCGGCATTCGTATCGAAGATGTGGTGTGCCTGCGCGAAGACGGGGTATCAAATCTTACCGATGCGTCGAAAGAATGGACAGTGCTGTAA